One stretch of Roseovarius mucosus DNA includes these proteins:
- a CDS encoding OmpA family protein, whose translation MKHVFAIAGLIAATACTSQDAVYRSYFGEAGAHVDNGHFGEAVMNNHLVMTGERSYTFDLANRFASEVMSTVNFAFNSAELDAGARDTLREQAQWIRQFPEVRFRVYGHTDAVGSDSYNKSLGMRRAQAVVAFLTSQGISRARLEAVASFGETQPLIVTQGRERRNRRTVTEVSGFVQSHPIIMDGKYAEVVYREYVNSAVPRSTLLNVESSSGSDDSGG comes from the coding sequence ATGAAACATGTTTTCGCAATCGCCGGGCTGATCGCCGCAACTGCCTGTACCTCGCAGGATGCGGTCTACCGATCCTATTTTGGAGAGGCGGGCGCGCATGTGGATAATGGCCATTTCGGCGAGGCGGTGATGAACAACCACCTCGTGATGACCGGCGAGCGCAGCTATACCTTCGATCTCGCCAATCGCTTTGCCAGCGAGGTGATGAGCACCGTCAACTTCGCCTTCAACTCAGCAGAGCTGGACGCAGGCGCACGCGATACCCTGCGCGAACAGGCCCAGTGGATACGTCAATTCCCCGAAGTGCGCTTTCGCGTCTATGGCCACACCGACGCGGTTGGCTCCGACAGCTATAACAAGAGTCTCGGCATGCGCCGCGCTCAGGCCGTGGTCGCCTTCCTCACCAGCCAGGGCATAAGCCGTGCCCGTCTCGAGGCGGTGGCATCATTTGGCGAAACCCAACCGCTGATCGTGACCCAAGGCCGCGAACGCCGCAACCGGCGCACCGTGACCGAAGTCTCGGGCTTTGTGCAATCGCATCCGATTATCATGGATGGCAAATACGCCGAGGTCGTCTATCGCGAATACGTGAACAGCGCTGTGCCACGCTCGACCTTGCTCAATGTCGAATCGTCCTCTGGCTCCGACGACTCTGGCGGATAA
- a CDS encoding AAA family ATPase has product MTSSVAKQSDPNPIVACTISRDVQNFDLLIEDMEAALGESWGDLGFAEALAFFNQPEANTLEFVAVAIDEADEDDLVMLGEIISLASKKGIKVILIAEDVSPAALHQLLRQGADEFVPYPLPEGELQAAIDRLRHAPPPMPQSQSAAQTHPALANPTAGDGVILAVQGLSGGTGATTLAVNLAWELANVEKASPPRVCLLDFGLQFGSVATYLDLPRRDVVFEMWSDTEALDDDIFRQALVAFEDKLWVLTAPADVLPLDMISSEDVNKLLSLARKHFDYVVIDMPGSLVQWTEAVLHASQIYFATLELDMRSAQNALRIKRAMQSEDLPVDKLRYCLNRSPKFTDLNGKSRVKRMAESLEIRIELLLPDGGRAVCQSSDHGLPLASSAAKNPLRREIAKLASSLHALGKSDAEAA; this is encoded by the coding sequence ATGACGAGTAGTGTAGCGAAACAGTCTGATCCCAACCCGATCGTTGCCTGCACCATCAGCCGCGACGTGCAGAACTTTGACCTGCTGATCGAGGATATGGAGGCCGCCTTGGGTGAATCCTGGGGCGATTTGGGCTTTGCCGAGGCGCTGGCCTTTTTCAACCAGCCCGAGGCCAACACTTTGGAATTCGTGGCCGTCGCCATCGACGAGGCCGACGAAGACGATCTCGTCATGCTGGGTGAGATTATCTCGCTGGCCAGCAAAAAAGGCATCAAGGTCATTTTGATCGCCGAGGATGTCAGCCCCGCCGCTCTGCACCAATTGCTGCGTCAGGGTGCCGATGAATTTGTCCCCTACCCCCTGCCCGAGGGCGAGCTTCAGGCCGCTATCGACCGCCTGCGCCACGCGCCCCCGCCCATGCCTCAAAGCCAAAGTGCGGCCCAAACCCATCCTGCCCTCGCCAATCCAACCGCTGGCGATGGCGTGATCCTTGCGGTGCAAGGATTATCGGGCGGGACAGGTGCCACCACCCTTGCAGTCAATCTCGCATGGGAACTGGCCAATGTCGAAAAAGCCAGCCCGCCGCGCGTGTGCCTTCTGGATTTCGGCCTGCAGTTCGGATCGGTCGCGACATATCTCGATCTTCCGCGCCGCGATGTCGTATTCGAAATGTGGTCCGATACCGAGGCCCTCGATGATGACATCTTCCGGCAGGCGCTTGTCGCCTTTGAGGATAAACTCTGGGTGCTGACCGCCCCCGCCGATGTGCTTCCGCTTGATATGATTTCTTCCGAGGATGTGAACAAACTTCTCAGCCTCGCGCGCAAACACTTCGATTACGTCGTGATCGACATGCCCGGATCGCTGGTCCAGTGGACAGAAGCGGTTTTGCACGCCTCACAAATCTATTTTGCGACGCTCGAGCTTGACATGCGCTCCGCCCAGAACGCCTTGCGGATCAAACGGGCCATGCAGTCCGAGGATCTGCCCGTGGACAAGCTGCGCTATTGCCTCAACCGCTCGCCAAAATTCACAGATTTGAACGGCAAGAGCCGCGTCAAACGCATGGCCGAAAGCCTGGAAATCCGGATCGAACTGCTTTTGCCGGATGGCGGGCGTGCCGTCTGCCAAAGCTCGGATCACGGTCTACCGCTGGCCTCCAGTGCCGCCAAGAACCCGCTGCGCCGCGAAATCGCCAAATTGGCCAGCTCCTTGCATGCTCTTGGCAAGAGCGACGCCGAAGCCGCCTAA
- a CDS encoding CpaF family protein: protein MFSRYKKSPSDRAAPKASTAPAPAPRTAPVDAAALPSFRKPLPKVAAVAVGVDKERKRKDRISEIKIELHRAMLDHLNLAALDSATESDLRSEISSIAGEILEEKGIVLNREDRMQLTQELYDEVKGLGPLETLLKDDTVNDILVNGPHQIFIERAGKLELSDVTFKDEKHLLRIIDKIVSAVGRRVDESNPYVDARLADGSRFNAMVPPVAVDGSLVSIRKFKKDKLGIDDLVKFGAFSEEMAAYLQAAVATRLNVIVSGGTGSGKTTTLNALSSFIANDERILTIEDTAELQLQQIHVGRMESRPPNVEGKGEVSPRDCLKNALRMRPDRIIVGETRGEEVIDMLQAMNTGHDGSMTTIHANNPRDGISRLENMVAMAGLEMPLKAVRSQIASAVNLIVQASRLQDGSRRMTSITEITGMEGDVISMQEIFRFQRVGLTPDNKIIGHFTATGVRSHYSERFRLWGYDLPSHIYEPIAAE from the coding sequence ATGTTCTCTCGATACAAGAAATCGCCCAGTGACCGGGCCGCCCCCAAGGCCTCCACCGCACCCGCACCGGCCCCCCGGACCGCGCCGGTCGATGCCGCAGCCCTACCGTCCTTCCGCAAACCCTTGCCCAAGGTCGCAGCGGTGGCCGTCGGCGTGGACAAAGAGCGCAAGCGCAAAGATCGGATCAGCGAGATCAAGATCGAATTGCACCGCGCGATGCTTGACCACCTCAATCTCGCCGCACTCGACTCGGCCACAGAATCCGATCTGCGCAGCGAAATCAGCTCTATCGCCGGCGAAATTCTCGAAGAAAAGGGCATCGTCCTCAACCGCGAAGACCGCATGCAGCTCACGCAAGAGCTTTATGACGAGGTCAAGGGCCTCGGGCCTCTTGAAACCCTGCTCAAGGATGACACGGTCAACGACATTCTCGTCAACGGCCCGCACCAGATCTTTATCGAACGCGCGGGCAAGCTCGAACTCAGCGACGTCACCTTCAAGGATGAAAAGCATCTGCTGCGCATCATCGACAAGATCGTGTCGGCGGTGGGTCGGCGCGTGGACGAATCCAACCCCTATGTTGACGCCCGCCTTGCCGATGGCTCGCGCTTTAACGCGATGGTGCCCCCCGTTGCGGTGGATGGCAGCCTTGTGTCCATCCGGAAATTCAAAAAGGACAAGCTGGGGATCGACGATCTGGTGAAATTCGGGGCCTTTTCCGAGGAAATGGCCGCCTATCTCCAGGCCGCCGTCGCCACCCGCCTCAACGTCATCGTCTCCGGCGGTACCGGCTCTGGTAAAACCACCACGCTCAACGCGCTGTCCTCTTTCATCGCCAATGATGAACGCATCCTCACAATCGAGGACACCGCCGAATTGCAACTGCAACAGATCCACGTCGGCCGAATGGAAAGCCGCCCGCCCAACGTCGAAGGCAAGGGCGAGGTATCCCCCCGCGACTGTCTCAAGAACGCGCTGCGGATGCGCCCCGACCGGATCATCGTGGGCGAAACCCGCGGTGAAGAGGTGATCGACATGTTGCAGGCCATGAACACCGGCCATGACGGGTCGATGACCACAATCCACGCCAACAATCCGCGCGACGGCATCAGCCGTCTGGAAAACATGGTCGCCATGGCTGGGCTCGAAATGCCGCTCAAGGCGGTGCGCAGCCAGATCGCCAGCGCCGTCAACCTCATCGTTCAGGCCAGCCGCCTTCAGGACGGCTCGCGCCGGATGACCTCGATCACCGAGATCACCGGCATGGAGGGCGATGTCATCTCGATGCAGGAAATCTTCCGCTTTCAGCGCGTGGGCCTGACCCCCGACAACAAGATCATCGGCCATTTTACCGCCACTGGCGTGCGCTCACACTATTCAGAACGCTTCCGGCTCTGGGGCTATGATCTGCCCTCCCATATCTACGAACCCATCGCAGCGGAGTAA
- a CDS encoding type II secretion system F family protein, with product MTLSAEPIIYALIFVGVLVLVEGIYLTVFGRSISLNNRVNRRLEMLDKSGNREEVMEKLRKEMQQHLKARRLPLYAILSDKAQKAAIAFTPRQLILLMVGLSVLAFIGLSVATDTAAPVRAIASVGIGVGGIFTWISMKASKRMALLEEQLPDAIELMVRSLRVGHPFSSAIGIVATEVGDPLATEFGIIADEAAYGRDMGEALKEMAERLDMQDLRFLAVAVTIQQQSGGNLAEILAGLAQVIRARFRLFRRVKAITAEAKWSGKFLSAFPLLALVGIQLLKPDYYDEAMEHPFFIPAVLVVGVFLVLNLIVMRALVSIKV from the coding sequence ATGACCCTCAGTGCCGAACCCATCATCTATGCGTTGATCTTCGTTGGCGTCCTCGTTCTGGTCGAGGGGATCTATCTCACCGTCTTTGGCCGCTCGATCAGCCTCAACAACCGGGTCAACCGGCGGCTCGAAATGCTCGACAAATCGGGCAACCGCGAAGAGGTGATGGAAAAGCTGCGCAAGGAAATGCAGCAGCATCTCAAGGCGCGCAGGCTCCCGCTCTATGCGATCCTCTCGGACAAGGCCCAAAAGGCCGCCATCGCCTTTACCCCCCGCCAACTGATCCTTCTCATGGTCGGTCTCAGCGTTCTGGCCTTCATCGGCCTGTCGGTCGCCACGGATACCGCGGCCCCGGTGCGCGCGATTGCCTCTGTGGGCATTGGCGTGGGCGGCATCTTTACCTGGATCAGCATGAAAGCATCCAAACGTATGGCGCTGCTCGAGGAACAATTGCCCGACGCCATCGAACTCATGGTGCGATCCTTGCGGGTCGGCCATCCGTTTTCATCGGCCATCGGCATCGTCGCCACCGAGGTGGGCGATCCGCTCGCCACCGAATTCGGCATCATCGCGGACGAGGCCGCCTATGGTCGCGACATGGGCGAGGCGCTCAAGGAAATGGCCGAACGGCTCGATATGCAGGATTTGCGCTTTCTCGCCGTGGCCGTGACCATTCAGCAACAATCAGGCGGCAACCTGGCCGAGATCCTCGCCGGTCTGGCCCAGGTGATCCGCGCCCGCTTTCGCCTCTTCCGCCGGGTCAAGGCCATCACCGCCGAGGCAAAATGGTCCGGCAAATTCCTCTCCGCCTTTCCGTTGCTCGCGCTGGTCGGCATTCAGCTGCTCAAGCCCGATTACTACGACGAGGCGATGGAGCATCCCTTCTTTATCCCCGCTGTTCTGGTCGTCGGCGTTTTTCTGGTCTTGAACCTGATCGTGATGCGCGCCCTCGTAAGCATCAAGGTCTGA
- a CDS encoding type II secretion system F family protein → MQILSVLNDVLTGALGPFGPLIAVGGLGVMLILLTIPLMLRQKQDPLEKLKQENQRSSTSVGTKTSLRAGVQNKKLDRYATFLEPQDAKQLSQIRLKLMQAGYRHRDAVRYFHFAQFALGVGLLILGVIYYVLVKSGTETSTQETLMYILGPAGIGYMMPKYWVTKRQQKRQEEIQDGFPDSLDMMLVCIEAGQSMDQSIIRVASEMRASYPALADEFEIVALQIKAGRDKPSVLGEMAERCGVQDISSFVTVLVQSQTFGTSIGEALRVYAGEMRDKRVMRAEEKANKLPTKMTLATMMLTVPPLLIILVGPSVLGIMDLLAMSK, encoded by the coding sequence ATGCAAATTCTCTCAGTTCTCAACGATGTCCTGACCGGCGCGCTTGGTCCCTTTGGCCCTCTCATCGCCGTGGGTGGTCTGGGTGTGATGCTCATCCTGCTCACGATCCCCCTGATGTTGCGGCAAAAGCAGGACCCCCTCGAAAAACTCAAACAAGAGAACCAGCGCAGTTCCACTTCGGTCGGCACCAAGACCAGCTTGCGCGCCGGCGTACAGAACAAGAAACTCGACCGCTACGCGACCTTCCTGGAACCGCAGGATGCCAAGCAACTCAGCCAGATCCGCCTCAAGCTGATGCAGGCAGGCTATCGGCATCGCGATGCGGTGCGCTATTTCCACTTCGCGCAATTCGCGCTCGGGGTTGGCCTGCTGATCCTTGGGGTGATCTATTATGTCCTGGTCAAATCGGGCACCGAGACCAGCACGCAAGAGACGTTGATGTATATCCTCGGGCCTGCCGGTATCGGCTACATGATGCCCAAATATTGGGTCACCAAACGCCAGCAGAAACGCCAAGAGGAAATTCAGGACGGCTTCCCGGACAGTCTCGACATGATGCTCGTGTGCATCGAGGCCGGTCAATCCATGGACCAATCCATCATCCGCGTCGCCAGCGAAATGCGCGCCTCCTACCCCGCGCTTGCCGACGAATTCGAAATCGTCGCCCTTCAGATCAAGGCTGGCCGCGACAAGCCGTCAGTGCTGGGCGAAATGGCCGAACGCTGCGGCGTTCAGGATATTTCCAGCTTTGTGACCGTTCTGGTTCAGTCGCAAACCTTCGGCACCTCGATCGGCGAGGCGCTGCGCGTCTATGCTGGCGAAATGCGTGACAAACGCGTCATGCGCGCCGAGGAAAAAGCCAACAAGCTGCCAACCAAGATGACATTGGCCACGATGATGCTTACAGTGCCGCCATTGCTGATCATTCTGGTCGGGCCGTCAGTTCTGGGTATCATGGACCTGCTGGCAATGAGCAAATAA
- a CDS encoding tetratricopeptide repeat protein — MIGRAVVFLVGTLALAGCLTPPKHDGPFAPGVAPGGQAVDGLLVGHRLMDAGEYELAHKAYTRAAVTQGLTADVLAGLGSANLALGRLGTAERLLREAIEKTDATPETWNNLGVVLVEQGEYPEAEQMLRRAYALDNGESDAIRDNLRLALAKSENSDYGEPEEQDYKLVRRGSGDFLVRKIP, encoded by the coding sequence ATGATAGGGCGGGCGGTGGTATTTCTGGTGGGCACACTCGCTCTGGCAGGTTGCCTGACACCCCCAAAACATGATGGGCCTTTCGCCCCCGGCGTGGCCCCCGGCGGACAGGCCGTAGATGGGCTTCTGGTTGGGCATCGCCTGATGGATGCGGGCGAATACGAACTTGCGCACAAGGCCTATACCCGCGCCGCCGTCACCCAAGGCCTGACCGCCGATGTGCTGGCAGGCTTGGGCAGCGCCAATCTTGCCCTTGGGCGCCTTGGCACCGCCGAACGCCTTCTGCGCGAAGCCATCGAAAAGACCGACGCCACCCCCGAAACCTGGAACAACCTCGGGGTCGTGCTGGTCGAACAGGGCGAGTATCCCGAGGCAGAACAAATGCTGCGCCGCGCCTACGCCCTCGACAATGGCGAAAGTGACGCAATCCGCGACAATTTGCGCTTAGCACTCGCAAAATCGGAAAATTCCGATTATGGTGAACCGGAAGAGCAAGATTATAAACTGGTACGGCGGGGCAGTGGCGATTTTCTGGTCCGCAAGATACCATGA
- a CDS encoding tetratricopeptide repeat protein: MRHPILVSLCVAGAFALSACEQSSGNDVDRAFQDINVVDETNLNDVMLTASDPNEAVAYFQRSVGEKPDRIDLLRGLGQSLVRAKRNTEAVSIWTRVTEHKDATDEDRVDLADALIRNNEWDRAKTALDSIPPTHETFKRYRLEAMVADSKQNWTKADSFYEIAVGLTTQPASVMNNWGYSKLTRGDYPGAERLFTDAVRQDPALFTAKNNLVLARGAQRNYSLPVLPVSQTERAQLLYTLGLSAIKQGDTAIGEGLLRDAVETHPQHFEDAVRSLRALETKVAG; this comes from the coding sequence ATGCGCCACCCTATTCTTGTTTCCCTGTGCGTGGCAGGGGCGTTTGCCCTGTCCGCCTGTGAGCAGTCCAGCGGGAATGACGTAGACCGCGCTTTCCAAGACATCAATGTCGTGGACGAAACCAACCTTAATGACGTGATGCTAACCGCCAGCGACCCGAACGAGGCGGTTGCCTATTTCCAGCGCTCCGTGGGCGAAAAGCCAGATCGTATCGACCTGTTGCGCGGCTTGGGCCAATCTCTCGTGCGCGCCAAACGCAACACCGAGGCCGTCTCGATCTGGACCCGCGTCACCGAACACAAGGACGCCACGGATGAGGACCGCGTCGATCTGGCCGATGCCCTGATCCGCAACAACGAATGGGACCGCGCCAAGACGGCGCTGGACAGCATTCCGCCCACTCATGAAACCTTCAAACGCTACCGGCTCGAGGCGATGGTCGCCGACAGCAAGCAAAACTGGACCAAGGCCGACAGTTTCTATGAAATCGCCGTTGGCCTCACGACCCAACCCGCCAGCGTGATGAACAACTGGGGCTATTCCAAGCTGACGCGCGGCGATTACCCCGGAGCAGAGCGGCTCTTTACTGATGCCGTGCGCCAAGACCCGGCACTCTTCACCGCCAAGAACAACCTCGTTCTGGCCCGCGGCGCACAGCGCAATTACTCCTTGCCCGTGCTTCCGGTCAGCCAGACCGAGCGCGCGCAATTGCTCTATACGCTTGGCCTGTCGGCCATCAAACAGGGCGATACCGCGATTGGCGAAGGGCTCTTGCGCGATGCCGTCGAAACCCATCCGCAGCATTTCGAGGATGCCGTGCGCTCACTGCGCGCGCTCGAAACCAAGGTCGCAGGCTAG
- a CDS encoding prepilin peptidase → MSLEITAQSALWFLPFVLPVCIWVALSDLRRMKIPNTAVLTLVGIFLVIGLMTLPLVDYAWRLSHLAVMLVAGIAMNAVRLMGAGDAKFIAAAAPFAALGDAATLAFIFAATLLGAFVTHRVIMYSPLRRLAPDWQSWHAGKKFPMGFALGGTLAIYLGLGALYGA, encoded by the coding sequence ATGTCGCTCGAAATCACCGCGCAATCGGCCCTCTGGTTCCTGCCTTTCGTCCTGCCGGTCTGCATTTGGGTCGCACTCAGCGATCTGCGCCGGATGAAAATCCCCAACACCGCCGTTCTGACGCTGGTGGGGATTTTCCTCGTGATCGGGCTGATGACCCTGCCGCTCGTGGATTATGCGTGGCGGCTCTCGCATCTGGCGGTCATGCTGGTGGCGGGCATCGCGATGAACGCTGTCCGTCTGATGGGCGCGGGGGATGCCAAATTCATCGCTGCGGCCGCCCCTTTTGCGGCACTTGGCGATGCCGCGACCCTCGCCTTTATCTTTGCCGCCACCCTGCTCGGGGCTTTTGTGACACATCGGGTGATCATGTATAGCCCCCTGCGCCGACTTGCCCCCGACTGGCAGAGCTGGCACGCGGGCAAAAAGTTCCCCATGGGCTTTGCCTTGGGCGGCACGCTTGCGATCTATCTGGGTCTGGGCGCGCTCTATGGGGCCTAA
- a CDS encoding ATPase: protein MNMQASTGVQPPPPPSRLEEMRLPVVMMRDILLKTMFRKNLDLAIDIAEAICLPRAVTQELIDMARVQKLIEATGTLNANSSGEMGYQLTDAGKSRALDALSQSEYFGAMPVPLSVYREQVKRQSIRNIQVTREQLTNAMGHLILPKALLDHLGPAVSAGRSILMYGPPGNGKSSISNGIRDAMGDKIYVPRAIEYSGQVITVYDPIVHSKAEVEIDDPGSLRRKRTFDTRYVRCERPTVITGGELSLSMLDLVYNPTARTYQAPLQLKSTGGIFIVDDLGRQAEPPQALVNRWIVPLEEAKDILALQSGEKFEVPFDTLVIFSTNFHPNSIFDKAALRRIFYKIKIDGPCQSDFLKIFAMVARKKGMPLDEAALIYLIKEKYPTIDNVYANYQPVFLIDQMISICNFEGIPYQMTPELIERAWANMFVREEEILH from the coding sequence ATGAACATGCAGGCCAGCACCGGCGTTCAGCCGCCCCCGCCCCCGTCTCGGCTAGAAGAAATGCGGTTGCCGGTCGTGATGATGCGGGACATCCTGCTCAAGACCATGTTCCGCAAGAACCTCGATCTCGCCATCGACATCGCCGAGGCGATTTGCCTGCCGCGTGCGGTCACGCAAGAGCTGATCGACATGGCCCGCGTGCAAAAGCTGATCGAGGCAACCGGCACGCTCAACGCCAATTCCAGCGGCGAAATGGGCTATCAACTGACCGACGCGGGCAAATCCCGCGCCCTCGACGCGCTCAGCCAATCGGAATATTTCGGGGCTATGCCGGTGCCGCTCTCGGTCTACCGCGAACAGGTCAAACGCCAGTCGATCCGCAATATTCAGGTCACGCGCGAACAACTGACCAATGCCATGGGCCACCTGATCCTGCCCAAGGCTCTGCTTGATCACCTTGGCCCCGCCGTCAGCGCTGGCCGTTCGATCCTGATGTATGGCCCGCCCGGCAACGGCAAATCCTCGATCTCGAACGGCATCCGCGATGCCATGGGAGACAAGATTTACGTGCCCCGCGCCATCGAGTATTCCGGGCAGGTCATCACCGTCTACGATCCCATCGTCCATTCCAAGGCCGAGGTCGAGATTGACGATCCCGGCAGCCTGCGCCGCAAACGCACCTTCGACACCCGCTATGTCCGCTGCGAACGCCCGACCGTGATCACCGGCGGCGAACTCAGCCTGTCGATGCTCGATCTCGTCTACAACCCCACGGCGCGCACCTATCAGGCGCCGCTGCAACTCAAATCCACCGGCGGCATCTTCATCGTCGACGACCTTGGCCGTCAGGCCGAACCGCCACAGGCCCTCGTCAACCGCTGGATCGTGCCCTTGGAAGAGGCCAAGGATATTCTCGCCCTGCAATCCGGCGAGAAATTCGAGGTTCCGTTTGATACGCTGGTGATCTTCTCGACCAACTTCCACCCCAACTCGATCTTCGACAAGGCCGCGTTGCGCCGGATTTTCTACAAGATCAAGATCGACGGCCCCTGCCAATCCGACTTCCTCAAGATTTTCGCCATGGTCGCCCGCAAGAAAGGCATGCCGCTGGACGAAGCCGCGCTGATCTACCTGATCAAGGAAAAATACCCCACGATCGACAATGTCTATGCCAATTATCAGCCGGTCTTTCTGATCGACCAGATGATCTCGATCTGCAATTTCGAAGGCATCCCCTATCAGATGACCCCCGAACTCATCGAACGCGCCTGGGCCAATATGTTCGTGCGCGAGGAAGAGATTTTGCACTAG